Within Malus domestica chromosome 04, GDT2T_hap1, the genomic segment TGAGTCGATCACAAGGAAGAGTGGCCCAAACCCATAGGTCATGATCGGGGCAGTCGAAATTTCCACTGCCCCAGCAGAGGCAAATTTAAAAAGAAGTTGAGAGGCTCTTAACTGAACGATTGCGTAATTTCCAACGTAACGAGCCTGCTGACGATGCGCTTTGacgagacatgaccaacataagcatgtCACCATTCACAAATGAGACCGAGTGGAAAAATCCACCTCGCGGGTTCACTATGCCTCACTTCACTCCGTACAAAGGAGACGAAGATCCGGATCGACATCTCAAGCACTACCGTAGTACCATGATCCTCTACAGGAGCAATAACGCACTTATGTGCAAATTTTTTGCCACAACTCTATAAGGCGAAGCGCAAGATTAGTTTCATACTCTACCGCCGTAGTCAATCCAAAGTTTCAACgaactttcctttgttttcattAAGGAGTATTCGTTTAACCGCTCAATCAAAAGGACATCAGACCATTTCTTCAGCATCGTAAAAGACCTTAGGGAGACAATTCGTGACTATGTCAAGAGATTCAAAGCTGAGAAAGCCAAGATTGTTAGCTGCAATGAAGACATAGCAACAACAGCATTCAGAAATGGGTTTCCTACCGAACATCCTTTATTCGGAAAACTAATCATAGGAGAAGAACTAACCCTAGCAActtcgtatgctttggcagaAAAGCATGCATTATGGGATGAAGCTAAGCAGTTTAACAAAAACGAGTCAGAAAAGAAGCACATGGAATGTTCCTCGACCAAAGAAGACTCAGGGCTTGAAACATTCACCAAGTTCACAATTCCAATTGGCCAAATTCTCCGCAAGTTTAAGAACGAACCTTGGTTCGAACTGCCACCACCCATGAAAGGCGATCTTACCAGGCTGGATCATACAAAGTATTGCACATTCCATCAAAGACCAGGCCACAATACCAACGACTGCCTAAAATGGAAGCAGTACCTTGAGAAGCTGACAAATGAGGGTCGATACGATGAGTATCTTAACAGGTCAACGAAATAGCCTACATAAGCAAGGGAAGTCTTCATCACCCTTTGAACCCCGTTTAGGCTTTTCCAAATAAGTTCGAAGTCTCAAGCAGCTCAACGAACAAGGTCTCGCAAGCCAAAGATTATCCAGTTTGTTATGCCGTTTCTACCTTCCAGCACAgttgatttatttctttattctcaatgaagACTCAAGAAGTTACTCATAAGTCTAGCTCAACTGCTCAAAACCCTTTCTaggtttgctctccagtgtgaaaagataaactaattgctttccagtgcgagagggtaaactaattccccaacacccatatgggtttgctctctagtgcgaaagGATAAAcaattgctctctagtgcgagagggtaaactaattccccgacacccatatgggtttacTCTCTAGtgcaagaggataaactaattgctctctagtgcaaCAGGGTAAACCAATTTCCCGACACATATATGGGTCTAATTTCCAgtacgagaggataaactaattgctctccagtgtgagagagtaaactaattgctctccagtgtaagagggtaaactaattgttgTCCAGTgagagagggtaaactaattccccgacacctatCTAGGTAAGCTCTCCAGTTCGAGAAGGCCACATAGCTTAAAAGATCGAATGATTGAAAATCAACTAAGCAGCAAAAGGTCAGGGGGCAGAAGCCACTTTTGCACTTAACAGTTCACTCATTCAACACTTCATCTTTAGTAGCTCCGATCTTGGCAACTTTATCCTTGACTGCTCTATCTACGGcagctgagaaatcaaactcaagcagtttccttATTTTTGGCAAGTAGCCCAAACATGGCAGCCCAAATCATTGCCCATGCCACACCACTTCCTTGGGCCATGCCGAACTAATCCTTGGCTTTAATCAAGCCGAACAGCACAAGCAATGGCCCCTACCACATCGCCTCCTTAGCCCATGACAAGCCAACTCCTGGCCCTTGCCAACCAACGTgtcgcaccaccccgacgactGCTCTGTGGCAGCAcctcccaagaagaagacaagaagaaTTAAGTTTTCCTTACATCAGTGCAGcatggagaagacgaagaaagcaatgaaagacGGTCTTTTGCACAGACAAGtatagaagattgctaggggagggggaaaaatatcctctaagctttctctctcttgtagggtagaataaatcactctccaaagttgatttaacaacccacttaaggtggacttaaatagactttgagagaaatttatttccctttcctagaatgatctaatttcatattaaagagggaatctacatcaaaataggaagcagtcctaagtttcctagagcaagaagatctctacacctgctaccCTTTCTTACGAGCAGCCCAGCAAGtgtggggcatttgtggagccaaaaaataatcaagaggcgacaTGTGAATTTTtaggtgaaaatgacaaaattaccctcgagacacaccgggtttcctacacgcgagcagcggagaatcatccatcaactgAGTCaagagtgcccaaaataggtaacaagttcaaatttatctcaTCCATATTTACTCCATATCCTCTACAAGGAAATAattccataaccttcaaaaccttccatataaattaaattaattaggctgattaatggattaattcctaattaatccattaattaccaaattaataaCCATTACACCCCAAAAAACATTCAAGGGCCAGCCACTCTCTCTttcaaagagggccggccatgtTCTGTAAATAGGACTCCATTTTCTTTGAAAGACTAGGTccatactcttgcaaaactccaaaaactctctaaacacttttctctctaaattctaaatttggcatcggaggttcttcggccaaagcccccctcttcatcgtgggcacgtgaggtttttggccttaaccaaatgtgttaattgttttgtaggtgcaattttgtccaagatcaaggaggaagaaatttgcatccactgAATTGAAATGAGACTTTGTAGTGGTCATTACTTTTCGTATTGATAAGGATACGTTTACTTACCAAGAATTAGTATGAGGTGAAATTgaggtattttaatttttacctTTCCCATGTTTATTGATGCATAAGGTCTTCTACAATGCTTCAGGCGAgtttcatatttttatatttaatgttgagtttgatttctataACACAATTGTTGAAGACTAATGAAGTGTTTACGcgttcataattgaaatcaattTACAGAGTTGGATTCTGACTATGAGATACTTCTTTGTTTACTTAACTTTGGATTCACACCAATCTAGGAATCCAACTCCtcattttgtaaaaattgaaccCCCTAGATGAGGCCTATGAGGGAGGTATTTGAATTCCGACACGATAATCATCAAAGTTAATTTTGATAAAGGAAGAGTCCGGAGGGATCCATTTAATCAGTTTAGAAGGCTTCAAAAACctctgtttattatttttagCATTAGCTTTATAATATGATCGACCTTCTGTAGCAACGAGTGTAATGCACGAGCATGATTAGATTGGAAGTTTCTAAACATAATAGCATTTCTATCATTCTAGATTTGCCAACAATTTAACAGAGCTTTATTCACCGCACAGACCTCAACAGACTTTGAATTCTGTAAAGTTTTCATCCAATCTAGAATATAAATATACGAACTTGAGGTATCATTAAAAGGATTATCAGGAGCTAGGCACCAGACATCTTTGGCATACTTGCAACTAAGGAAATGATTTTGCTCTTCTTCAATCACACTCACACCCACAGAAAGGACACTTGTTATCTATATCCTTCATGAATCTACTTAAAACATTTTCTTGTTTGAAGTCTGCTTTTAATTAAAAGCCAATTAAACATTTTAACTTTAGGAGGAATGGTAGTTTGCGCACCTTATTTTGTCTTACTAAATTTTGCTAAATATCATGCTGGATCTAGGTTGTGGACTTAACTGAGAACATACCGTTGACAAATATGTCTTGAGTTCTCTGTAAAAGAATAGGGATGCTGCAAATCTTCCTAGTAACATCAAAGTCTACAACctgatttaatttgtttttataccAGCAGTTATTTAAAAACCAACTTAGAAGTCCTAATTTAGAGAAGAACTTTGGTTTCCAGGGATAAAGTAAAAAAGTGGGTAAGGAAAAACTCATTAATGGACCCGGAATAAAATGCCGCTGCTGTCATCACCCATAATCCATCTCATCTGAAAGGCCTGATATCATCGTTGCCCGCGCCATTAGCTGGTGGCAAAACTTCCAGTCTATCTGCATTGCAGTCCCTCATGCCCAGTAATATGGGGCTGTCTCCAAATGGTTCAGAATCGTCGATGGGTTTCCTCAAGATTAACATGGATGGGGCTTGGCGTGAATCTCACAGAGTTGGGGGGTAGGGTTATTATCCAGGACACGGATGGGTGTTTTGTTGTTGCCTTCTCCATGTCATTTAAGCATGTCTCGTCGCCCATTCACATTGAAGCACTTGTAGCTCGCGAAGAGTTATTGTTGGCTTCGCATTTGGGACTGCAAAATTTGATACTTGGGAGTGATTCCCTCCATATCGCAATTGCCTTGCAGTCGAGTTCTCCCGATTCGTCCTTTATTGGTCAGATTGGGGAAGACACGAAGGCTTTGCTTCATGAGATCACTGGAGCAACGGCTGCCCCCGCACGTCACAACGCCAAAGAGGTTGCTCATCGTCCTGCTCGATATGTATTTTTCCTCCCCATGTGATGTGTGAAATTGGTACCAGGTGAAATatctacataaaaaaaatttaactttgCACAATAAACTAGTCAATTGAGCTAGTCAACTAGTTACAGCTTATCAATGATAGAAAGTGCAGTTGCAAGAACAAATCCTAATTGACTAGTATGTCCAACTATTCAGTGTCTACCCATATCAACAACAAATCTCAAACTTGAACACATTCACATATCAGTTCATTATGCGAACAAcaatgacaaagcaattatGAAGTAAAGTATGTTGGATTGACTATTCAAGCTCATCAGTCAACTAAGTACAAATTCGTTAGTTAATTAAACGCAAATCTACGAATCAAAATTAGTTTACTACAAGTTATCTTAGTCAACAATATTTCAATTTATTGCTCATAAAGTAAACTTAGTCGCAAACACATATCAAATAACAACTTATGGGATGCCTGAAACATATGTTAGTAAATAAGATATGTGAACAAGTTCAAGAGACAAAGAACACAAGAAGTTTTTGGCCGAAATGACCCACCTAAACCGGATACTCTACACTGAGTataatccactagtgtaaacaagATTCATACAAAGTATCcacacactactacaaaattgtCTATTTCTGGCAGTCCAAAAACTGACAAGAAACATATATTACTGTCGAATATTAtgcaaaatccgacagaaaatgcatgcagtggcggatataataagcgaTAAAATTGTCagcgtcaggaaatgaattttcggacagaaaatactctaaaaccgacagaacttgtgtcggatataactgaCATAAAGTTTATTAATAAAGAATAAATAAGAGCATTTTCTGTCGGATACAACcgacataaaatatatataactgaCAGAACTTGTGTCGGTTATAATCTAcagtaaatattaataaaaaaattgctaAAGCATTGTTCTGTCGATTAAAACCGACatcaaatatattaataataaaataaataaataggacATTAGAGCAGAACCCTTCTTCTCGTTGACCATTCTTCTCCCCTTCTACTCAAAATCAGAATCTGCAGAAACACAGAAGAGAAAAGCCAACCTTCTTCCCAACACAAAACACAACAATACATCCCagaaaaaacaacaaagaaaacataaaccTCTCATACAATggacaaaaacaaaggaaaacagaacaAAAATCAACCTTAAAAACAGAAACCTTCTTCCTCATCTTGACTCGTCGTCGATTGTTCTCTCCAAATGGTTCAGTCCCAGATTCCTATACAAAGAGACTCGTCATCGGGACTCATCAATACACCGGATATCTCCCCAAAGAAATCAATCTCTTGCCGCACTTTGTAATATGCCTCTGTGTTATATATATGCACAAAATATGCAGGTTCCGCGACTTCCACAAACCGACCATCTGATAAAATTGAACAGTacttcgttaaagttcccaaatgcAAACACAGCATTCAAAATACGCACTCAAATGCAAACACAGAGCAACACATTTCAACTAATATCAATGGATTTAAGGTAAGATTAAGGATTGAAATAGACAAATTCCAAGCCAAATTAAAACCAGAAACCCTATATtcccaaattgaaattaaaaccaaaacaaagcaaaaataCACCCGAACCCAAGGTGAGAAACGGAGAAATCGAAAGGGAGTAGAGAAATTACCAGAAGCGGAGGACAAGACAGGATAAGGGCGAGGATGAGTGGAGGTTATCAAAGGCGAAACTACCGAGGGCTTAGGGTCTAAAGTGGAGAGGAGGTAATCGGTGATAGAGGCGAGCTTGGGATTCTGGCATTTGAGCTTGATGGTAGAGGAGGATGAGTATTGCGAAAAGGAGGcattggctaaggtggtggtggaggaaaTGTTGTTGATGCAATCAGAGAGAGGGCTCAGCTTCTGGATGGCTCAGcttccgttttttttttcttctacttcATAGGTTTTATTTTGGAGAATgttcattactgtcggttaaaaccgacaaaaacatttttaaaataCAAACCGACAGAAAATTTTCACCTACTATTGTTTATAATCGACAGAAAAAAAATATGGCCGCCAAAATGCCCCCAAAATTCCcttccaaaattttaaattccctcccaaaattttaatcccCCCCCCAAGTTTTGTtacgatttaaaaaaataaaataataattgtttggtttaataaataaataaatgggaAAATTTAGGTTCACGTTCTtatttttgttactccattgattaaaatcctattttcaatttttgattaaGGTCCTTGGgaattaataacatcattaattatttgaataaaaaaatagttttatttttaaatatattcctttagtgttaaaaatgttaaaattagtatatttatatttatgactaaattttttatcatatatttttatttttagtttgtacctatttttaatttgcaaatattttttaatttgtacgaattttcttttcatttttaatttgtacccatatattagtttctttttgtgcccatatttttgtACCCAtatgtataccgtcacgtgacattatatatttaatcaatgatagaaaaattacatatggtatatttatgttttatgcctaaacttgtatcatatatttatatttttagtttgtacccactttaatttgcaacattttttttaatttgtagtattttcttcttagttttattttgtacccatgtattaatttcttttagtgcctatattttaaaaattctttcgtacttataatttttaatcttttatatgtaccctaatttatttataatgtacccattcttctttattaatgtaccactttgttatatgtgaaatgtaccaatttttttgtcaaatgtaccaatttttttcgtaaaatgtaccaatttgttTTAACGATCCACTACCTTTTTGACACAAtttgcattctacgaaacttttttcaatgatccaaccatcaaacttatttgtacacactccgagattacATAcgtaaaaaagtttaaaaaaacaaacattcaaatattacgtaacggaacaaaagttttcaacggttataaacgaaaaatcccaatttaacggttattttagctccaattttgatgattttttacagctacactcctcgaccttataagaatgtaatgaataaatttgatctttaatttaaaatatttacactagttatacttaatagaagtatactattaactctaagtgtttgtttaatctaccgttttgacacaatatgcattctacgaaacttttttcaacgatccaaccgtcaaacttatttgtacacactcctagattacatatgtaaaaaattgtaaaaaacaagcattcagagattacgtaacagaACATAAGCTTTCGACGGTtagaaacgaaaaatcacaatttaacagctattttagctccgattttgatgattttttacagctacactcctcgaccctataagaatgtaatgaataaatttgatctttaatttaaaatatttaaactagtgaatacaacaaaatcttattttatacttgatagggaagtataacattaactctaagtgtttgtttaatctaccattttgatgTGATACGTATGCTATgaaacgtttttcaacgatccaaccgtcaaacttgtttgtacacactccaagatcacatacgtaaaaaatcgcaaaaaacaaacattcagatattaggtaacggaacaaaagttttcgatggttataaacgaaaaatcacaatttaacggttattttagctccaattttgatgattttttacagctacactcctcgaccctataagaatgaaatgaatgaattcgatcttcaatttaaaatatttacactagtagataaatcttattttatacttataaCATTTACTCTTaaatgtttgttaaatctatcaatttgacaggatatgcattctacgaaactagtttcaacgatccaacagtcaaataggtttgtatatactccgagatagcatgtgtaaaaaatcacaaaaaaaaaaaacattcagagaacCGTCCAAAATTTTGCTTTGTTCGTGTCGGTTATATCCAATAGGGtaatgagtgaaaaaaaaaatatttaaaacatgtgtttatttatttatttttaatcaacataacattttaaaataataaaatcaaacATGATAGAGTACACCAGATGTTCATGTATGTTTATGTGCCAGACAATGTGCTTTGTGAcactttgaaaaaaattgtttgaatttctttgtatcttaTTGCTTGCCTATGAGGGAGCATAAtccttattacaaaaatgaaaGAGCTTCATATTGTAGTATGTTGTTATTATTCTCTCAGAAAATTTATGGCTCGTGGGAATTGGGTTCATTAGACTTTAGAgtcatgagtgaaaaaaaaaatatttaaaaaatgtgtttatttattattttcaatcaatgtaacattttaaaataataaaatttttatttctgtcgattataaccgccagaatactaaaataataagcgctagaaagtaaaataataaaatagtcaatttatgTTGGTTATAACCACCACAATTAACTTAAAAACTGGCAGAAGctgtcaaaaatattttttaaaaaggaTTAaatattactgtcggttataactgacaggaTATTTTTATATCCGCCAGTAAATATCCGACaggaatttatgtcggatataaccgacatgatttttATAATATCCGCCACTAATTAAATTATGGGTCGGATATAATTTATCGGACAAGATGTTTTTAATATCcgccacctaaagctaatattgtagtagtgacaCAATCTCAATTCCTATATCCTAATCTACGGAGCAACTTATAACTTTGTACAACCTTGCCTTATACAAGAAGAGGATTCCTTCAGTATTCACAAAGTGGCAGCTCCTCCTAAgctcttcaccttgtggcaccgaAATGAAGTCACCTCTAGTCTTCATAAGATGACAGCTCCTCTTGAAATCTTCACCTTGCGGCACCGAGACCAACACCAACAAATGCACATTATATGATAATGATGATAATGTGCAATTTGGATTCAATGACTAGTATGTTTCTTCAGTCAAATAATTGAAAGAAGAAACTAATGAGAATAAAAAATTGGTCAATAAGCAGATTTGAAACTTGAAACAtgaccaaaaatttgatgcaaaACCATGAAGAACTATGCAACCCTATAATGCAATGATTAAGTGTTTaatgcatgaacatggttttatGGCTAGGGTTTCTAATGAGgatgacacaccctaacccaGATATTCTAATGATAGCTGGatggcacgtgctggccgacactccAGAGTGACGAAAGCCATAAATATACAAATACGCAAGAATATAAGAGAACATGTAATTCAAAAGTCATATAACAAATAACGATGATTCTGAATATACAAATGCTAGGAGACAATAATAAGATTCCATATTAAACATGAGTACAACAGAAGGTCCAACAATCATAAATCCGAAACAAAAGATGCACAAATATGCCCAGAGCACACAACTACACGGAAGTGCGAGTGAAGGTAAGAAATCAAATTACAATTATCATAAAGAATCATACACAAGTGGAAGGTCATAAAGTTACTAGTAGGGAAATGCCTCGATGCTCGGGTCGTGTTCCTCGTCACTATGTCAAATACTTTGCTTCTGGGGAGCCACTCGAATTAGAGATGACTGAATCACTTCGGATGCACCAATTTGGGAACTGAACGTGGTCAGAGATAGTCAAAAATTGGCTCGCAAGCCATCGGGTTCATCGGAAAAAACTATTTTCACGATAGAGCTCAAGGTTCTCGGATGTTAATGGCAAAGCACCATAAGGTGCCTCGATGATGCATGCAAAACCACCAGTGGATTCCTCGCGTCCCAGAGAACTCGAATATATGAATTTGAGGTTCGATTAGTTGGGGAAAAGGGAAATGGTGAAAGTTAAAGCTCTCGGTGCTAAAGGAAGTGTTTTGCATAGATGGCAAGGGAGAGTtgtgagagaggagagagagagagagagagaaagagagaaagtgagttATCAAGAGATTGGGTAGTCACGGAAGAGGGAGAAAACAATGGGCCGGGTTTGAGTTGGATTTACAAAACCCAACATAAGGGTATAATCGTAATTTGCAACTATTTTTAGAACGGGTTGTAACAGAGGAACACAAGAGGCAACCCAAGGCTTTAAAAACACTCTTTGAAAATGTAAAATTTCCTAGCTAAAACAATTGAGCATATAAGAAGATTTAAACAAACATTTTCAGAGATAGGGAGATCTGAGatggagagaaaaaaaacaaaccctCTAAAGAAATTATAAACTTTCTATCCAAGAAGGAAATGAAATCATCTAACCCCATTAAAAGAAAACCTTTGATTGCTGCATACAAATTACAAAAAGACACTTGTCAAATGTAAAAGCAATCCGAGCAGGTCAATAGTGAAAAGCTCAATCATGTATAAAAGGTGACAGTCAGCCTATGTGGGTTGTCTTAAATTGCTTGCCCAGCTAGCTAGACAACAACAAGAAATTTTGACGAGACAAGGTCACTAGTTGAAGTGCATTAGTAAGTTaaacatgaaatgcatatgcatAAACAAACCTTTAAGGTGATGTGCCACAGTTTGAACACTTATTCCCAGCAGCAAAAGCCCTTAAGGAAATATTCTAAAAACTAATTGGAGCATGTGTGGTATAATTACAATATTAACAAGGAAAGCCAAACACAAAATTCTAGACTTCACAATCTCTCCCTTTGGCTTTCCTTGACAAAATACCCCAAGTCTAAAACTCATTTCACTCACCCACACTCAAGAGAAGAACCAATGAACAAATCCTGCACAACAACAACTCTTAacaagaacaagtgaaatttatcATGGGTAAAAAGCTTGTAAGGTATGTAACACAACTAGAATTTTTCTACCCCATTTTCTCATGGTAAGACAAAGACAAGGTAGAACATCGCACGCAAGATCCAAATTTGCATCAAATACACAATGCAAGGATAGCAAAAGCACAACGGATAACAAATAGTAATAGATCATATGAGTACACCCAAGCAAAGTGTAGTAACAATTAGACTAAAAACAAGTCAGCACAAATCATCCAAATAACTGCACAAGTTATGCAACTTAACACGAAGTCCTAGAAGAAGAACTACTCCTCCAAAATTAGTGCTCTCATAAGGCAACATGACACCCCCGTAATACCTAGATGTGAAGATGGAGAAAAAGATATAATATCAACACAAAGTGATAGGGTGATACATACGTGCAACTAGGAGATACGCAGATTTAGTGGTGTCAACATAAGTGATGACAAGGTCGTCATATGGTAAAAACCTGAGAGATGTGATTGAGATGATTTCATATCAAAAATAGATAAGAGCATTCCTTGCAAATTGACAATCCCAAATGACCTAAGGAGCCTAAAATTTTTCACTTTTCTAACGAGAACCAATTACTTGACAAACAAGGAAACATGtccatttaaaaattattttgtgcAAGAGCACTCAACAATGTAAAATCCTTACAATTGAActtgtattcaattaagattttaagatagttcattaaaatccttagaaatctgggtgtattcaattgggattttaaaaagtttataacattctagatgtattcaattagaatttgttTTAAAGAATTTAAAACGTTGAGGAATTTGAGGGAATCAAAGAGATTTTGGAATGTATTTTAAGAATTCACAAATCTCAACTCTTCTCCTGATATTTCGAgataattgaatcaaaattttacatgaaatcTTTACATATCAATAAACTCCATCaaaatccatgaatttataaacccattaaaatccctcaaaatttcAATTGAATACACAAAAGTTGAGTAAGTTGAGGGAGTTGAGAGAAATTGACAAATTTGTAATGTATGGGGgtatattcaattgagattttaagggattttaattcttttaataaatctaggggtattcaattaggatttcaagtgattctctgaaattctagatgtattcaattagaattttaagatagtttattaaaatccttagaaatcttgatgtattcaattaggattttaaagaaatttataacatttcaggtgtattcaattagaaattgattttaaagaatttgagaaagttgaggaattagaaggaattggagagatttcgtagtgtattttaagcatccacaaatctcacatcttcccatgagatttcaagggaattgaatcaaaattttatatggaatctctacaaatcaattaaactttataaaaatccatggatttataaatccattaaaatctctcgcattctcaattgaatacatcccccgtattttaagcattcacaaataTTATCTCTTCTCTTGAGATTTTGAGAGAATATAATCAACTTTTTACATGAAATCCtttcaaatcaattaaactctatcaaaatccatgaatttataaatatattaaaatcttttaaaatctcaattttttttatacgcttaaaatctcaattgaatacatcctAAATTTTCCGATTGCTTTGCTTTTCTCATTTCCTTAGCTGCTAAGTGTACATACCAAGTCTCACTTTCTGTCTATCCGAACACTTTTGATTGTAATTTGATCATGTTATTGGAAAAGATGAAAGCACATGTCACCCATTCATCAAAGTGCAGTTATTTCCATCGTTCATTAAAAATAGAGAAGGGTGTAGGGTGGTGTTGGTACACGGGAAGATGCAGAACTACAGGCAGGATGCATGTGAAGGTACTTCTAACCATTAATTCATCCGTCACCCCTCCCATCTTACTCACCTCCTTCACGAGGCGAAAGTGTTatcaaagaaaatgattttcactctttttaatttctcacacggtttttcttatttttgtccagaataaatcaaacaaaaagtccttgcttctttttctataaataatatcgtttgttcaaaaaaataaatcaaacaaaacgAATTGTAAGAATTAAACAAGGGTGGATAAAAAGCTAAAAAAGTGTGCATATGTATACCAAGAAGAGCTTGGCTCCTTAAGGTTAAGGGGGAGCTATTCTTGAGTCCTCAAA encodes:
- the LOC108173206 gene encoding uncharacterized protein, with translation MTNISMSPFTNETEWKNPPRGFTMPHFTPYKGDEDPDRHLKHYRSTMILYRSNNEYSFNRSIKRTSDHFFSIVKDLRETIRDYVKRFKAEKAKIVSCNEDIATTAFRNGFPTEHPLFGKLIIGEELTLATSYALAEKHALWDEAKQFNKNESEKKHMECSSTKEDSGLETFTKFTIPIGQILRKFKNEPWFELPPPMKGDLTRLDHTKYCTFHQRPGHNTNDCLKWKQYLEKLTNEGRYDEYLNRSTK